Proteins from a single region of Drosophila biarmipes strain raj3 chromosome 3R, RU_DBia_V1.1, whole genome shotgun sequence:
- the LOC108031399 gene encoding uncharacterized protein LOC108031399, whose amino-acid sequence MNPTNLGRQNGALVLEVLKVLGRPATSYEVAERVADVYRLPLQRIRPVVTDVLEGGKREGFFSCLNGRYSVVQPVVDQLGRDIDQYAAEVLAGCRAKEALPQMSPLMLKLQQLDGSPPMVTGNRYHRTTSGEQRERMPSGDVPMDARLLMLHVSPLL is encoded by the coding sequence ATGAATCCCACCAATTTGGGCAGGCAGAACGGAGCTCTTGTGCTGGAGGTGTTGAAGGTGCTGGGTCGTCCGGCGACCAGTTACGAGGTGGCCGAAAGGGTGGCTGACGTGTACCGGCTGCCGCTGCAGCGCATCCGTCCAGTGGTCACCGACGTCCTCGAGGGCGGCAAGCGGGAGGGTTTCTTCAGCTGCCTCAACGGGCGCTACTCGGTGGTGCAGCCGGTGGTGGACCAACTGGGCCGGGACATCGATCAGTATGCCGCCGAAGTTCTGGCTGGGTGCCGTGCCAAGGAAGCCCTGCCCCAGATGTCGCCCTTGATGCTCAAGCTCCAGCAGCTGGACGGATCGCCGCCCATGGTGACCGGGAATCGGTACCACCGGACGACCTCGGGGGAGCAACGCGAGCGGATGCCCTCCGGGGATGTGCCCATGGACGCCCGTCTCCTCATGCTGCACGTCTCTCCACTACTGTAA